One Eptesicus fuscus isolate TK198812 chromosome 13, DD_ASM_mEF_20220401, whole genome shotgun sequence genomic window, aactgaggcttggagaggagaGCTGCAGAACCAGGACTTCAGACCTGGATTTGTCTGATTTGGACAGGGATTCTTTCTGGTGCAATGAAGATTGTAAAGAAAAAGCATTCCAAAAAGAAATTCAGATCACATGAGAAATTTATTGGTAATGTCAAGAACCATGGAGAGGTATAATGTTCGGACTAATGCTTTCTCTGAGAAAACTTGAATGGCCAGATAAAAAACAACCTATTTGAAGAGATTGGGGAATCACTGAAGCattctgaggctgaggctgagagaaGACTAGATACTTTCCAagcctggcagggcagcagtgAGTCTCAAAGTTACTTCAGACTGATCAGGACAGAGGCTGTTCATCACTGCCCCAGACTGGTTCCCGACATTTCCAGGGTTTCCCCAGGAAGGctttctccaggttcatccacctCAGGAGTGTCCTGCAGAGCCCTTTGGAGAACCAGCCTTAGAGTGTGTCTCTGCTTCCACCATCGCTGCCTGAAGGAGCCAACGAAGAAATAAATGATGGGGTTGGCACAGCTATTGCTAGTGGACAGAAGTGCTACAATCATGGAAAGATGAAAGAGGGCATGAGATTCATTTGGAAACCAGACTATGAGGAACCAGTGGATGCCAAAGGGCAGGCCACAGAGGAGGAAGACCAGTACCGTGATCACGATGGTCATGTAGAGCCTGGTGGGCGGCACCCGTTGGGAGCCACACAACAGTCTGAtcatcagggccaggctggacccAGAGAGAAGCACAAATAACAAAATCAGCCACGCCACAGTGATGAAATCCAACACTGGGCACCAAACATGATACACATTCCAACTCTGGAAGCCACAATAGTTCCCTTCCAGGATGCtcagcagcagggacagggcccagagcaggacACAGAGGACAGAGGACATGTGTCTGGGGCGGTGGCAGCGGTACCAGATGGGCCACAAGACAGACATGCAGCGCTccgtgctgatggcgctgagaaAGCTCAGGCCTGAGATATAGGCAAAGACTGACACAGGCAAGAGAAATCTGCTAATTACTCTAACAAAGTTGACGTCGAAAAGTAAAACTAGACTACGTATAAATCGgcagcagaggaagaggaagtcgGCCCCCGCCAAGTTGAGGATGTAGACAGAGAAGGCGTTCCTGCGCATGCGGAAGCCCAGGAGCCAGAGCACCACCGCgttccctgccagccccaccaggGCCACGATGACTGTCAGTAATTGCAGGATTATGAACTCTGTATAATGTTGATGAATGGCTTGATCAATTCTATTGGTTGTTGTGAGGTTGGTCTCCGAGGCTGTGACAGTCATATCCATGTTCAGAAACGCTGCAGTTGTGGGCCTGGAAACAAAACAAGACTTGAGCACCTGCTCTATGACCACTGACCCTCATGGCCACCCTATCTGTGCAAATGGAGGCTTCTAGAGACTAAGATTCTTTTCTGAAACACACAGTTTTGGAGTCCTGAATCCTGGGCTCTTTCTACTGCAACACGGGCCCTCTATGTCCAACCTCTCCACTCACCATCCAGTCCATGAAGTGTGTCCcggaggcaggaggagaagagTCTGCTCAGGTCCTGTGGATGACAACAGGGTTCTGAGTTCTCCAGTACTTGTGCTCTGGGAGAGTGGCTTTGTTTGACAGCAGGCTGTCAGAAGCCCAGGGCAATCTCAGTGACTGGGAGTGGTCTACTCATCGGGGAGAAAGGAGGTTATGACTTAGGCTCATGAAGGGAATGAGACCCCTTGTTAGGTCAGAGTGAGGACACCCAAAGCTGTTGCGTTGGAAATGTCCCAGTGTGTCATCTTTATGAGGAAAGACAGTGATTACTCTTCCCATTGTTTTGTCCCCAGGGCCCAAGTCTGTGTGGGAACACAATGGGgctgttaataaaattttaatccacaagtgaatgaaggagtgaatgaggagccaaagggaggaagaaaatttGGATTtactataatataatattttttaaatgaagaattttaaatgtaCTAGTAAAAGAGAAGGCAGCACTTTTAACTCCACCACccaaaaacacacatatgtaacaaaaacaaaattccatTTCTAAGTATTCATTCTGTGAAAAGCTCTTTTGTGTTTGAAGGAATATTTTTATGCCTGTAGACATCTCCTATCCAGGTGGGAGAGGATTCAagactgaatgaaagaagccattttgggaaggagagagagaggtggccaATGGCGTGAATACAGGTAGTTGAGACAGAAATACAGAAGGGGCATTATTAACTGGTTTTCCTATGATACATGTAATAGGAAAGCCTTGCAGATTGAAGCATTTGTGTAAGAGAATTCTCCTGGTGGTGGTGCAGGTAGAAGGTGATTAGTTCTGTTTTACAAAGGGCTTTGGATGAAAAGAGGGAAGCTCTTGCAGAATTTAGGTGAGAAACACAAGTCAACTCACACATAGGTGAAGAGTAGCAGCTGATGAGTGCTTACATGGTATTACCTCTTTTAATCCTCCACATAGCCCTATGAGGCCAGTACTATGCTTACTCCCATCTGGCATAAAGGAAAAGACAAGCACAAGGAGGCTGAATGACATGCTGCAGTTCTCAAGTGCACAAGCGTATCAGCCTGGATCTGAACCCACAGGTCTGTGTCAGAGTCTTCACCCTTCCCCTTCCTGCAGCCCCACTACCAGGGTGGTGTGTCCTGTACACATGGGGTTGCTGCGGTAAGAAGCAAGTAACTCTTAGGGACAAATCTCAAATGGCAActcatatttgtgttttattaagCTGGAATAGGCAAATTTGGTAAATAACAAAGAAGTGACGCTTATCCAATGTGGAAGAAGTGGGTGGAATCCACCTGAGAACAGACCAGAGATTACAGGTGCTGCTTCTTGCCTCTGGAAAAACCCCAATAtgtcaattctttttaaaaaaatatttttattttatttatttattttttaatttaataaacctttattgttttgattattacaattgttcatCTTTCCcaccccataactcccctccacccggttcccaccccaaactctgcccttaccccccgccaccccactgtcctcatccataggtgtacgatttttgtccagtctcttcccgcaccccccacactccttttcttccgagaattgtcagtccacttccttccTATGCCCCtgcttctattatattcaccagtttattctgttcatcagatttttttattcacttgatttttagattcacttgttgatagatatgtatttgttgttcataatttttatctttacctttcttcttcttcttcttaaagaatacctttcaaaaaaaaaaaaaaaaagaatacctttaagcatttcatataatactggtttggccgtgatgaactcctttagctttttcttatctgtgaagctctttatatgcccttcaattctgaatgatagctttgctgtgtagggtaatcttggttgtagtttcttgctatacatcactttgaataatacttgccactcccatctggcctgcatagtttctgttgagaaatcagctgacagtcccaGTATGTgtgctcccttgcaggtaactgtttttctcttgctgcttttaagattctctctttgtcttttgctcttggtattttaattatgatgtgtcttggtgcggtcctctttggattccttttgtttggggttctgtgcacttcctggacttgtaagtctatttctttcaccaggtgggggaagttttcagtcattatttcttcaaataggttttcagtatcttgctctctctcttctgacacccccatatttcagatattggtacacttgaagttgtcccagatgatccttacactatcttcatatttttggattattttttctttttgcttttccagttttgtggttttttcttttccagttttgtggtttttctttgtatttaaaatctttgacttgattcttgtgatcctctatcTGCTGTTAGATCGCTATataatatcttttatttcagtcagtgtatgcttaatttctagttggttctttttcatatcctcgagggtctcgctaaatttatcagccttttctagaaaattcttgaaaaaccttataaccgtggttttgaactctatatccagttgtttgctgtcctcca contains:
- the LOC103292793 gene encoding mas-related G-protein coupled receptor member X1-like isoform X2 — translated: MDMTVTASETNLTTTNRIDQAIHQHYTEFIILQLLTVIVALVGLAGNAVVLWLLGFRMRRNAFSVYILNLAGADFLFLCCRFIRSLVLLFDVNFVRVISRFLLPVSVFAYISGLSFLSAISTERCMSVLWPIWYRCHRPRHMSSVLCVLLWALSLLLSILEGNYCGFQSWNVYHVWCPVLDFITVAWLILLFVLLSGSSLALMIRLLCGSQRVPPTRLYMTIVITVLVFLLCGLPFGIHWFLIVWFPNESHALFHLSMIVALLSTSNSCANPIIYFFVGSFRQRWWKQRHTLRLVLQRALQDTPEVDEPGESLPGETLEMSGTSLGQ
- the LOC103292793 gene encoding mas-related G-protein coupled receptor member X1-like isoform X1 — translated: MVLRPTTAAFLNMDMTVTASETNLTTTNRIDQAIHQHYTEFIILQLLTVIVALVGLAGNAVVLWLLGFRMRRNAFSVYILNLAGADFLFLCCRFIRSLVLLFDVNFVRVISRFLLPVSVFAYISGLSFLSAISTERCMSVLWPIWYRCHRPRHMSSVLCVLLWALSLLLSILEGNYCGFQSWNVYHVWCPVLDFITVAWLILLFVLLSGSSLALMIRLLCGSQRVPPTRLYMTIVITVLVFLLCGLPFGIHWFLIVWFPNESHALFHLSMIVALLSTSNSCANPIIYFFVGSFRQRWWKQRHTLRLVLQRALQDTPEVDEPGESLPGETLEMSGTSLGQ